The sequence tttatttaatataattgaTGAACTAACATCAGAAAGatcaaaatattatgtttttttatggttCTAAAATGTTGCATAATAAAGAGTTTCTATGTTTTGCTGAAGCAGAACTTGTTGAATTGCCCAGAAATGCCATTTAACCCTTCACATAATCTGTATACTAAACAAAGTAAAGCTCTAATGCttgactcaaaaacaaacaaaacatcattttcaATCAAAGCAAAGACTTTATGTGCATCTCTGTCATTGCAGCGTAAAGGTTTCACAACTCAAAAAGAACCAGGAGAAAAGGGATTTCCATTACATAACCCCCTCAGAGAGCATTCAAGAGAGGTCAGTGCTTTCTGGTACTGACCAAGAAGTAAAACATTTGGTTGTTGATATCAGTGTTGTGGCCGTTTGGTATTTATGGCTCATAATACTACAAACCACAGCCATAACCACtggtgaaacaaacaaaaaggccTGAGTGGCCTTTTTTTGATCCTATAAAAGTGAATGAGAAACAATGAGTGGCTGATTGCTGAATCACTGGcgctcacacaaacacacagagagaggaagtGAAATATGAAGGGAAGTGATAGTGGCAGATTGAAGGAATCAGCAGGAACTGGACCCCTCCTTAAAAGCTTGACTAAGTAAATTTGCTAGTGCTCAACTGAAAATAATATAAGGCAAGCACAATTATCTTTGAAGGAATTATTGGAAGCAAATTTGAAGGAATTATTGGAAGCAAATTAAGACCATAAAACAGAGGCATCGAAAACATAAATCGTTCCAGTAAGTGATGCTAGTTTTCTGGTTAAACTTTTCAGCTTGGCGACCTGGAGGGAACTCCTCCTTTGAGGCATTGTTGAAACGCTTAATTTACCACTTTTAGGTAACAAGCATGCCATTTCCTTTGATTTACagccctcctcttcctcagtgtTTTCAGCACATCATCCCTCCGgtctcatttgtttgtttgtttgtttgtttgttggtttattactgtattttcaaaGCATGGGACAAGCTTAGATTTGCTGTTTGGGCATATTTTCTCCTGTGATAGCATGTTTGAATTTGTCCACTCAGCATGCAGCATGTCAGTGTgcgtgaatgtgtgtgtgtgtgctcagtGTGGAGGCAGGGTACGCAGCTCAGTCAGGGGGTCGCAGCGCCAATGGTGCCAAATTGCTTTTCCCCGGTGTGTCGGGTAGGGACCGCTGTGGTGAACCTCCGCCGCCCTCCCCCTCTTAAGTGAAGGTGGAGCTTCAGGCCCCTGGGTCACTAACTCCATCACCAGATCAAgagtaataattattaatacCCCATTGAGTGTTAACAGCACGCAGGTGATTTATCAAAAACGTCGATTACGTTTTGCGCGGGGTGACAACTTTTCAAAGCTGAGCATGTCCCACAGGAGCCTCTCTAAATGGAGCCAGTGGCTGCAAGACGGCACTCACAGGTttctgctaaataaaataacaatctCAACACAAACCGATCAGAATTACTGCTGTCAGAGgacgaaaaaaaacaaaaacccgaAGAtgaccaaataaaacaaataaatacataaaaatttaaCTCTAAATCCACAACAAACTGTAACATAGTTGAAGCTAAAATGTTCAAGATGCAGGTTATAAAAATGAGTAGAAGTTGAGCTATGTATGTCAGACATGACTTTGTTAAAATAACTGCTAACTTTATATTGTCTGTATGTGCTGTGTAGTTAGTAAAAGTAATGAaaatctttttgtaaaaaaaatagaattggAACAGACAAGATTGGATGAGAAACCAAGTAAATACTGCTAGAAAACAGAGAGGAGTCAGCAAATCTCCATAACAATCATTAGGAAACATCTAGAGATGAgccaaaaattattcatacccctggcaGATACAGGTTTAAGCTCATCTTTTAAActtaccaacatgtttctccTGACCAGaagtaatgaatatttaaaagtgacTCAGCTTGAGTTCTTATTGTAATGTGATAGAGAATCTGTAGAGAAAGGCAAAGCTTAGGTTGATGGAAAGGAGGTCTTTCAACATGAAAGCCAAAACTAATGTGGAAATATGCAGAAAGCTGCTCAGCAACTACAAGAAAGGTTCAATAATTATGCCAAACAAAGTTCTGCCAAAGATTTCTGAGAatagaatgaaaatattttgacatgccatcttttttaaaacaaaatataaataaaaactcttttgtttttttgtttttcagaactGATACTCAAACCTCTTGATTTCCTGTTGGATCCACGTTCCTACCCTCACCTAAGGTCAATAGCTCTGCGTAGAGACAAGTGCCCAAAATGAGTTCTGCTTTAGACATAGATGAGACACAGAGCAGAGCGGCTGATCCTAAATATGGAGAGGAACTGGTTGAGGTGTCTCAGGTGTCTGAATGTCTTCAGCATGCCTACCTGCTGAGGTGTTCCTGGGACGTCCCATCAAGAGGAGACCCAGTACAGGAACATGCTGGGATCAGATGAGCTGCCCCATGTAGCTGGGAAGAAGGAAACCTGGGTCTCTGCTAAGGCTGCTGTCCCCACAATCTGACCCTGAAATAAGCAGaagatatttactttaaatgaaacAGGTTTGATTCATCTTTCTCCGTATTTCTCAATCTGCCTGGACTCAGCATTAGACGGCCATCATGAagaatatatgtatatatttttcaaaacatattcatgttaCAGAAAGAGACAGATCCCAAATGTTTGATAAGAGTATTGATTGTGCTCAAGGTCTAAGAGATGCAGAGAAATAATCAAAGCGGGAAAATACAAGAATGACTTCAGTTTAACTCTGTAAATTCTGTGGCTTCGTCTGTGGGTTATGTTGAAAAGTTATGGCGTTATAAACTATTGGAATAAGATCATTCACTTTTAGAAAATTTGACATGTTTCACAGGTTTCTAAATAAACCTGGTGGCATCAGGAGAGATGCAGGGTCTGATCATCTCtgttatataaaaatgaaaagtttagcTAAAACTAAAGTCATGATGAAGGATGTTTCCAGTCATCTTCTCAGCTGAGTAGATGGTCAGCAAAGTCAAATTATTGAAGGGCTTTAACATTATAAGCTGTATgagcaaacacaaaataatagcTCAGTTAAATGCGTCAAAACAATTTGGTCATGGAGGTAAAAATGTGCTTGGGTGCTCCAAAAAAATTTATCCAGATGTGACAGAAAAGAATTACCATGTTAAGATGGTagaaaattgcataaaatttcACAATACAGAATAATTAATACGCAAAtacaagcaaaaacatttttcaataatctgaacaaaaaaaaccctttagACCAATAAAAGAGTTGGACTATCTTActgtcaaagtttgttttttccaagcactataaaagaaaaagagaagttttCCCAAATTCTGAGAGCATCCTGGGAGCATTTGACTGAATCTTGGTGGATCCAGTATCACAGCCAATAACATGATACGGCTTATGcctcagacagaaaaatagaagaaaaaaaaaaacagtatcaGGGCTTTTGAAGCAATCAAGCAAACTTTGTGCTGAAAACAAATTCACAGAACCAATAAACCTCCCCCACAGCTTCCATCGGAGAAACTCGTGCAGCAGCAGTGAAACGACAAAGGGAAGGAGGTCATTATCAGTTTGATTAAAAGGATGTGAATCcatcagctgctgtttgtctgCACTCTGTTTATgatgtgcgtgtgtgggtgtgtgtgcgggcgtgtgcgtgcgcgtgtgtgtgtgtgagtgtgtgtgtaggtaTGCTGTAGGTAAGCCGAGCCGAAGAGACGCTGACTGTGTCGaatctcagcagcagcagacgcCAGAGACGCACCGCAGCCCCCGCgccacccccaccccccctcCGCTTCCATCTCTGTTTCTCTCCATCCCTCCTCACTCGCTTTGTTTGAGCTCAGATGGACTCTGCCCTGATTTATAGAAAGAAAAGCCCTCAGAGTAGTCACAGTGATATCTCTcttttccacacacacatacacccacacCCACATATAACACGCACACATACAGAGTGAGCCCCGAAAGTCCACTGCATACCACCACATTCTGCtccaggtacacacacacacacacgcggtCCCCCGTCTTGTGTGCGAGGTGACGGCTGTCACACAGCTCAACGTTTCCTCTGAGTCAGcaaaagcagcaggaggagcagagtgATGGAGAGCctggagaggagagaaagagagaaaggagggaGCAGGAGAAGAGATATTAGGAGAAAATTAAGATTTCAACTCAAAGCTGAACGTTCAGCCCATAAAGAGACTCAGCAAATTGTTTAATTTGGAGAGTTAAAGTGCAGAGATGAGAAAGATGCATGCACTCATATCAGCCaaaaacattcatctttatCATCGCTCCATGGGCGATAAGTGGAAACTGACTGATTTTAAACTAAGAAAATgcagcctttttttatttgaagcaaTCAGCTATAAGATATTATTTTATAGCTGATTGGCATATAATgtattcaaaaaatattaattgaaaattatgttttatcaaattaaaagtgTAGAAGCTTGTACagcaaggaaacaaaaagagcaatttTTATACATCAGGACCAAACTGAAGATTATACACAGATTTCCTCAGACAGACGTTTTTACAGACTGTTTTAACTTACCGAGTTTGGTTTTACTGGGGACTTACTTGAGAGTTGATCCGACCGTGGATGCCACACACATTACTTCTGATTGGACGGAGTTaggttaaatatttcattttgaacagtttgttttaacGTAAAGTAGCctaaaatggcttttttttgtgattttaatcataataaaaacacatttcagtttgGCACAGTGACAAAGGCTGACAACACTCATACATAACTTAAGAGTGTATATTCCCAAACATAAAACAGCAGATAAATCAATATCAACAACAACAATCTAGCCTCAAACTGCACCGTATCCAATAATTATTAATGATGATGAACTTCTGactaaaaaaaaagccacatcaCAGCTTTAACCAGCGAAGCAACTCAAGATATAGCTGCTGTAGCGGATCACTGACCTGCACCCACCCAGAGGTCTCAGCACACTCAtgtacacacacattcagagacacacacgcacgcacaccatTTCCCAATCACACACTCCTTCACGGCGGTTTATGATCCGTGTTTGAAGTGAGCCACAAGCCGCCGGGTCTGACGGCGGTGTCACATCAGCACCAACTCGGACTGGCACTCGTCTCAAGCTGCGCTGTGCGCCATCCAGCGCcaacaaacagcttcatttaGCGCTGGCACAGTCACGAGagcgcgtgcgtgcgtgcgtgcatgCATGTATCCCACGCCACGCGCGGACCACTGAGGTGTCATACAAAGTTACCCCCGTGGAACACGTGTTCAGTGGGTCAGAGGAAGCAGGCGGGCAGAGAGCAATGAACCAGCCAGGCTTCCAACATCATCGATCACCGACTTTCGAGGTGCGCGGAGGCCCGTAAATAAGCGGCCGGAACCGCGACAGAGAAGTGGGCGCTTTTTGTGTGGTCCagtccttcacacacacacacttgcatctgaaaatcagaaaaatcagTGTTGCAGGAGGTCAGAGCATCTGCTGCCCCAACATCCTGCAGTCTGCGGCGGGGTGAGAGAGTCAGCGCGGCCCGCGGAGAGAAGCTCCATCACCGGCTCCGAGTACAAACCAGCCtctaaaatactaaaatgaGACGAAaaaatgtggagagaaaaacagaggataaaataaataaataatcatttaataataataataataataataataataataataataataataataataataataataataataataataataataataataattttttatgcgCGGAATTTTtgttattcatatttttattaatatcctttctttcaacaatcgtttacaaatatatttaaattaaaatgtaatccGCTGTGATATAAAACTATTCAAAACGAATGTTTTAAGTTGCGCTTACAGCTGCAAatgacatatttattttctgttaatgaGCAGTAAATAATatacattgatttaaaatgttcaattttcgttttgtttaattgtttctaaaccaaataaagttttgatGTCGCTCgatgccttaaaaaaaaaacctcccttCCATCAGCAGGCGGGGTccagaaactaaacatttcgtaagtttcagaaatgtgaatttttgaaACTTCAACGCATTTAAGTGCCActtgtttaattgttttccaATTAGTTTAGCTATTTGGGCAAAACATTTCGCTGTAACAACGATAGACAGCAGCCGCGCTACAGATTTGGGACAgaactttttattaaacattatgAAAACATGAGTTTCTCAACaaacttttttccactttgcagatttttccaCTTGTTGACACGTCAGGACAGGTCCGTCGGATAAGTATAGAAATCATATGTACAGATATACATCCACAGCACTGTGCAGAAGTCTGAGTCTTGAGATAGATCAAATCACCATTAATCAAATTCAacttatttaagattttttctttttttttttttctttttttttttatcggcCGAGATTTTTGGCGGGAACATGAATCCTCGGTTTCGTTTTTCCACAAACACCAGAGCGCTTCTGCACAATATTGCACATATATCTTAGGCAGCAGATAACACACGAACTTTTTCTGTTGACAGGGTAATGATCAGCTGTGTACCACCAAGCAAAAATGTCCCGTTTTTTCTAACAATCAAGCATCCTCCCCTTCAGCTCGCTTTAAGACGTCGGGGCGGCAGGGGAAAACCCGAAGGCCcagcaacatttttcattatttaccataaaaataaaaaagagagaaaataaatcattaagtCTTTTTAATCTTCAGATTGGTGCATAGAGTTTTAGCAGCAGTCCTTTTCCatcctttaaatcaaattttacatccaggttaaaaacagaaacatttctccaGTTTGCTCTTTAGTGCAGGTTCAACATGTTCAGCAAGAGGAGGAGGATACCACAGACAATTTGCATGCTGtaacatacaaacatttttggattaagacatttcaaagaATCCAAGCAACAAAAGCCTTAAAAAGAGAGAAGGTAAAATAGCACAGGtcactgcttgtttttttttgttggtttttcttttctacacaTTATGTACaggtggaaataaatacagtcTAAAATCTGGCTCAGGTAAtctctttttgtcatttttcttttcttttttaaaacaatagaaaaaactgattgaaaacagCATGTAAAGACGCATCCATGTGTTTCGCAGTGAAGCagattgtttttgcatttcagtCCGCAGTTCTTTGCACCTCTCATGGGGGCGAAGGGGGGGTGGGCTTTTTCTGCATACCCAGGCCTTACTGATGGCTGAGGGGTGGAAGGATGGCTGGGGAGAACCCATGGGTCATGCTTTCCATACATATGTGGATGGGGTTTTGGCCGGAGGTTACCATACATGTCCTGCATGCAGGGTTGCAAAAGGATGAGGAAGGGGGTCGGGGGGAACTATTACACTTGCATTACTGAGAGTCTCTGCACCACAGCGCATTCTCCTCCTGcagtctgtgctgctgctgcttctgcctGGTTCTAACACAAACCCGGCGGTCTCTCTGGATTAAGACAGTCATTGGTTCATAAGACTTCTGACAGGAGAGGAGTCTGCAGCCTGAAAGTGATCCCATGTGCCGACCTGACTTGTTTGTTGTGGACTTACAGAAGTTTAACATCTTTAAGACTCACAGACGTGACGCTTGTGCGCACCTAACCTTTATTTGTTAAGTAGATGAAATTTAaagtctttgttgttgttgttgcggAATAATTGTaaacacaaatcagaaaatatcGATTAGAGTCAGAAGAGTGTGGAGGTGAGCGCGGTAATGTCTCTCTCACATGAAGAACTCGGTGCTGGCCTGTTTCCCGGACGGATCTCTCGTGTTCGCGGGCCCGCCGGAGTTGTAGGTCCGGCTGGCCAGCTTCTCGTACTTCTCCTTGTACAGATCCCGCTCCTTGACTAGGCGCGCCACGTCctgcttcagctgctccacctgGTTTTGCAGGGTGCACTTCTCCGTCTCCAGCATGTGCCGCTGCTGGACGCGCTTGAAGCGGCAGGACTGCGCGTAGCCGCGGTTCTTCAGGGTGCGTCGCTTCTGCTTCAGGCGAATCACCTCCTCTTTGCTGAAGCCCCGCAGCTGCCGGTTCAGCTCCCGCACCGTCATGCTCACCAGCTGCTCGTCCGAGAAGCGGTCCTCCAAGCGGGTGTGGTGGccgtggtggtggtgatggtggtggtggtgggccTGATGGTGGTGCACAGCCGAGGCCGCGGATAGGTCCTCTCCGACGTATTGCTGCCCGCGGAAGCCCTCGTAGGcctggtgatgatggtggtgatggtgcGCGTTGCCGATCAGGGCCTCGACCGCGTCCTCCGGCGTCAGGTTGAGCGCCTCCGGGTTGATGTGATGCTGGTAGCTGGGGATCCAGTACAGGTCCTCCAGCTGAGGCTTGCCCGGGTTGCTGTGATTGTTGTTGccgctgctgttgttgctgttgctgccGACGTTGACGCCGCCGGGGAGGCCCTGGTTGGGCTGCGCGCCCGGACTCGGGGCGCAGAAGCTGGGCGAGGAAGGCACGGAGGAGCAGGGTGTGCTGATCGGGGTGGAGGACAGTGAGCCGGACGGTAGGCGGTGACAGAAGCGGTCGGCCTCCAGCGGCTCCTTTTTCACCTCGAACTTCATCAGGTCGAAGTCGTTGACGTACTCTATGGCCAGAGGGCTGTTAGGCAGCTCTGCGCTCATGGCGAGGTCGGTGGCCATGTCAGTCCATGCGACGACTCCCGGCCTCACAGCCAAACCGACAGCGGGCAAGTTGCACAGGGAATTAAAAGCCTGTATGGTGTATATATAGGTACACGCACACGCCTGGTGCGTGGAACTGCTGCAGGCCCGCTGGGTGGGAGGAGAAACTACTTAAGGCTGCTAGTTCCACAGGCCACTTCTATATATAGCGGAGTGAATATACGTCTGCATGTAAATGAACTTGTACACCTGCCAGTTCGCCTCCACTCGCAGCTCTTGTTGACAACTTATCCCAGGTCAGAT comes from Gambusia affinis linkage group LG10, SWU_Gaff_1.0, whole genome shotgun sequence and encodes:
- the mafaa gene encoding transcription factor MafAa isoform X2, which produces MATDLAMSAELPNSPLAIEYVNDFDLMKFEVKKEPLEADRFCHRLPSGSLSSTPISTPCSSVPSSPSFCAPSPGAQPNQGLPGGVNVGSNSNNSSGNNNHSNPGKPQLEDLYWIPSYQHHINPEALNLTPEDAVEALIGNAHHHHHHHQAYEGFRGQQYVGEDLSAASAVHHHQAHHHHHHHHHGHHTRLEDRFSDEQLVSMTVRELNRQLRGFSKEEVIRLKQKRRTLKNRGYAQSCRFKRVQQRHMLETEKCTLQNQVEQLKQDVARLVKERDLYKEKYEKLASRTYNSGGPANTRDPSGKQASTEFFMYYSATTTTKTLNFIYLTNKG
- the mafaa gene encoding transcription factor MafAa isoform X1; its protein translation is MATDLAMSAELPNSPLAIEYVNDFDLMKFEVKKEPLEADRFCHRLPSGSLSSTPISTPCSSVPSSPSFCAPSPGAQPNQGLPGGVNVGSNSNNSSGNNNHSNPGKPQLEDLYWIPSYQHHINPEALNLTPEDAVEALIGNAHHHHHHHQAYEGFRGQQYVGEDLSAASAVHHHQAHHHHHHHHHGHHTRLEDRFSDEQLVSMTVRELNRQLRGFSKEEVIRLKQKRRTLKNRGYAQSCRFKRVQQRHMLETEKCTLQNQVEQLKQDVARLVKERDLYKEKYEKLASRTYNSGGPANTRDPSGKQASTEFFM